The Spirochaetota bacterium genome contains the following window.
GATGGTCTTGCCCGCCGATTCTTTCCGCTTCGCCACCTTCAGCGCCGCCCAGAGCGCGGCCCCGCCCGATATGCCGGCAAGGATCCCCTCCTCCCGCGCGAGGCGGCGGGATGTTTCCCCCGCGTCCGTGTGCGCAACGGTTATGATCTCATCGACAGCGTCCCTGTTGAATATCTGCGGGACAAAGCCCGCACCGAGCCCCTGGATCTTATGCGGTCCGGCACTGCCGCCGGACAGCACCGGCGAATCCGCCGGCTCTACCGCGATGATCCTGACCGAGAGCTTTTTCTTTTTAAGCGCCTCGCCCACGCCGGTCACGGTCCCGCCGGTGCCCACGCCGCCGATGAAGATATCGACGGCGCCGCCGGTGTCGCTCCATATCTCCTCGGCCGTGGTCCTGCGATGGATCTCCGGGTTGGCCGGATTGTTGAACTGCTGCGGCATGAAGCTGTTCGGCGTGGTTTTCACCAGCTCTTCGGCCCTGGCGATGGCGCCCTTCATGCCCAGCGACCCTTCGGTGAGAACCAGCTCCGCCCCGAGGATCTGCAGCAGCTGCCGCCGCTCCACGCTCATGGTGTCGGGCATGGTGAGGATCAGCCGGTATCCCCGGGCCGCGCATACAAAGGCCAGGGCTATGCCGGTATTGCCGCTCGTGGGCTCGATGATGACCGTTGTGTCATCGATCTTCCCCTCTTTTTCAGCGGCCTCTATCATCGCGAGGCCTATCCGGTCCTTCACGCTCGACAGGGGATTGAACGATTCCAGCTTGGCCAGGACGACCGCCTCATTGGGATTATTCAGCCTGTTGAGCCTTACCAGCGGCGTATTTCCTATTGTCTCCGTGATATCATTGTATATTCTGCTCATATGCGCCTCCTTTCAATTCAAAAATTCCATATAACTCCATCATGACGCTGCCCTGCCGATGGCCTGGTCGATATCGGCGATAATGTCGTCGACATGCTCGATGCCGATGGAAAGCCGAATGAAGTCCGGCTTTACCCCGGTCGCGAGCTGCTCCTCCGGAGAGAGCTGCTGGTGCGTGGTGCTGGCGGGGTGGATGGCCAGGGACTTGGCGTCTCCCACGTTGGCGAGGTGAGACAGCAGTTGAAGCGAGTTGATGAACTTCTTTCCCGCTACAGCCCCTCCCTTGATGCCGAACCCGACGATGGCCCCGGCGCCCCTGGGCAGATACTTCTTCACCCGCTCTTTTTCCGGACTTGACGCAAGGCCGGGATAGTTCACCCAGGATACATCACGGTGTTTCTCGAGATACTGCGCCACGGCCAGGGCGTTCTCCGAATGGCGCGGAAGCCTGAGATGGAGCGTTTCAAGGCCCTGCAAGAAGAGAAACGAGTTGAACGGCGACAGGGCCGGGCCGATATCGCGTAACAGGTTAACGCGCGCCTTTATAATGTAAGCGATATTGCCGATAGGCTTCAACGCCTCCACGAAACTGAGTCCGTGATAGCTCGGATCTGGGTCGGCGATAAGGGGAAACTTGCCGTTGGTCCAGTCAAACTTTCCCGAATCGACGATAACGCCGCCGATGGACGTGCCATGGCCGCCTATGAACTTGGTGGCCGAGTACACGATGATGTCGACGCCATGGTCGAAGGGCCGCAGGATATAGGGCGATACCGTATTATCCAGGATGAAGGGGATGCCGTTATCATGGGCCGTCTTCGATATTCCTTCCA
Protein-coding sequences here:
- the cysK gene encoding cysteine synthase A, giving the protein MSRIYNDITETIGNTPLVRLNRLNNPNEAVVLAKLESFNPLSSVKDRIGLAMIEAAEKEGKIDDTTVIIEPTSGNTGIALAFVCAARGYRLILTMPDTMSVERRQLLQILGAELVLTEGSLGMKGAIARAEELVKTTPNSFMPQQFNNPANPEIHRRTTAEEIWSDTGGAVDIFIGGVGTGGTVTGVGEALKKKKLSVRIIAVEPADSPVLSGGSAGPHKIQGLGAGFVPQIFNRDAVDEIITVAHTDAGETSRRLAREEGILAGISGGAALWAALKVAKRKESAGKTIVVLLPDTGERYLSTWLFGGNGAR
- a CDS encoding homocysteine synthase, producing MSKIDEELRIESLALHGGQEPDPTTGSRAVPIYQTTSYQFNDTDHAANLFALAEFGNIYTRLMNPTTDVFEKRIAALEGGIGALAVASGQSAITLSILNIAQAGDEIVSADNLYGGTYNLFHYTFRKLGIKVTFVKSNDLDAIRKAITPKTRAVYAESIGNPKLDVADLEGISKTAHDNGIPFILDNTVSPYILRPFDHGVDIIVYSATKFIGGHGTSIGGVIVDSGKFDWTNGKFPLIADPDPSYHGLSFVEALKPIGNIAYIIKARVNLLRDIGPALSPFNSFLFLQGLETLHLRLPRHSENALAVAQYLEKHRDVSWVNYPGLASSPEKERVKKYLPRGAGAIVGFGIKGGAVAGKKFINSLQLLSHLANVGDAKSLAIHPASTTHQQLSPEEQLATGVKPDFIRLSIGIEHVDDIIADIDQAIGRAAS